The Chryseobacterium shigense region TATTCCGGAGTGGGGGCTTCTTCCCGTGTGCTTCAGAACGGTTCATGGGATGTATGGAATTTTAACCCGGGAATGAATTCTTTTCCGGTTTCTTCAACATTGACACCGGTTTCTTCTTACGTTGCTTCCACCAATTTTACGAATGGTTATTTTATGGTGAATGAAGAATGGTTCGGGCATACCAACGGATCGGTAAACTTTATTGACAATAACGGACAAGTTAATTACCGTGTTTACAGCAATGCGAATAATAATCATGCCTTTGGAGCAACAACCCAATACGGGACGATCTATGGTGATAAATTTTATTTTGTCTCCAAGCAGGCTGCAGATGGGGGAGATACTCAATATACTCCGGGTGGAAGACTGGTTGTGGCAAATGCACAAACGATGCAGAAAATTGCCGGGTTTAATAATATCGGCGGTGGTGACGGAAGGTCTTTTGTAGGCGTTAATGAAAATAAAGGCTACATTGGAGCTTCTAACGGGATATTTGTATTTGATATCGCTAATTTACAGGTAGGAAACCTGATTGCCGGAACAGGCGGAGGTGGTCAGTATGCAGGGCAGATCGGGAACATGATCCGTTCTTCCAAATATGTGTTTGCTGTAAAGCAGTCTGCCGGAATTCTGGTTATAGATCCTGCTAATGATACCCTGATTAATACTATACCCGGAGCTTTCCATTCTATTGTTCAGGCAAAAGACGGAAGTATCTGGGCGATCCAGGATCAGAAAGTGGTGAATATTCACCCGACAACTTTTGCTACAACTTCATATAATATTCCCACAACGAAATACCTGGGTTCATGGGGAGCCTGGAATGCCGGAAGCTTTTCAGCAAGCAGTAAGCAGAATGTTTTATACTGGATCAATTCCATTAACAGTTTCAGCTCCGGAACACAGATTGTGAAATTTGACGTAACAACAAAAACCTTTAATGAAAATTTTGCAGCAATTCCTGGGCAAACAGGAACTTATAAACAAATTCCTTACGGTGCCGGACTTCGTGTAAACCCCGTATCCGATGAACTGATCCTAAATACTACGGAAAGTGGTTTTGGTGCTCATTACCAGAAAAACTGGATTCATACTATAAATATCAGCGGAACTATTACAAACACGAAAATACTTAATGATTATTACTGGTTCCCGGCTTTGGCAGTATTCCCTGACAATACGCTACCGGCAGTAAGTAATACTTTCCCGTCACAGGTTAATGTGAATTCCACATCAACAATTGATCTGAAAACCATTGTTTCGGATGAAGACAATCTTTCTTCTGCGATTGTAAAAACAGTTAAATCAAACTCAAATCCAGCAGCTGTTTCTGCAGTAATCAATGCTAATGATGAACTTGTTTTAACTCCATTAGCTTCCGGAACCGCCGATATCAGGATCAGTTTTAATTCAAACGGAAAAGTAATTGAGAAAATACTCACCGTAAACAGTACTGCTTCTACTTTAGCTACTGCTGAAGTGAAGAAAATTGAGTTCAGTATCTATCCGAAT contains the following coding sequences:
- a CDS encoding DUF5074 domain-containing protein, yielding MKKFYLFTVLFLFTFFANAQIKVQGVPRNDIPGTISSNQLNTAVTTNISFSDIQYWVGSGTNEAAFVVQWNDSKNPDALVWGFRWNGNATGEDMLKAIAQADHRFFTLLYPGTQFGTAIGGLGFDLNGQNTNALYKNGNTTYPLYPVSGIVNTAAYDFDDYTAADAGDHWGSGWYNSYWSYWVKDPTDADFGYSGVGASSRVLQNGSWDVWNFNPGMNSFPVSSTLTPVSSYVASTNFTNGYFMVNEEWFGHTNGSVNFIDNNGQVNYRVYSNANNNHAFGATTQYGTIYGDKFYFVSKQAADGGDTQYTPGGRLVVANAQTMQKIAGFNNIGGGDGRSFVGVNENKGYIGASNGIFVFDIANLQVGNLIAGTGGGGQYAGQIGNMIRSSKYVFAVKQSAGILVIDPANDTLINTIPGAFHSIVQAKDGSIWAIQDQKVVNIHPTTFATTSYNIPTTKYLGSWGAWNAGSFSASSKQNVLYWINSINSFSSGTQIVKFDVTTKTFNENFAAIPGQTGTYKQIPYGAGLRVNPVSDELILNTTESGFGAHYQKNWIHTINISGTITNTKILNDYYWFPALAVFPDNTLPAVSNTFPSQVNVNSTSTIDLKTIVSDEDNLSSAIVKTVKSNSNPAAVSAVINANDELVLTPLASGTADIRISFNSNGKVIEKILTVNSTASTLATAEVKKIEFSIYPNPVTDILTIKTQEKILNVSVYDASGKLVNTQLNNSQINVSTLPNGMYILKAVTDKGVYQQKLIKK